A region of the Dreissena polymorpha isolate Duluth1 chromosome 6, UMN_Dpol_1.0, whole genome shotgun sequence genome:
TGGCACCTGCCTTCCAGTCCTGTGGGTCCAGACCTAGCTTCTTTCCTTGCTCTTTGGTGTAAGTTGTTTGTCGGAAAATGCTGTTCCACACTTCATTTGAATATTCAACGTACACCTGTATAATAATTGGAATAATGATAAAAGCCGCcttaatgtttgtgcgtaaagtgtcattcaaggtaagcctttgcagtccgcacaggcttatcagggacgacactttccgcacagtCTGGATTTTCGTTTACAAGAGACTTGTTTCAAACGAAcaattccatacaagcggaaagtaccgtccctgattagcgtggaCGGACTGGGACGAtaatttacgcatatgcattacgaGCTGTTTTACCACAGCGTGactgaataataataattaaaatatctatATATAGACACTGTAATTACTAGTTTATTTTCAACTCGATAAATGATAACCTTTTGTCGTGTTTTCACTAATCTCCATAATGTGTTTAATAGTTTTGTGCTTGTTATaaactgtaaaaataaaacactgAACTAACGGATATTACTAGAGCTACCGATATCAAATTGTGGATCGCATGATGTATTTTCTTCCTTTATGGTTATATACGTGGGCATGCAATCATATCTTTTTCACATGATAAATTTACCTATTATCTTGACATATTTTAGACCTATGCGTTCTTATTATTGAGGAGCATAAGTCAACATATCAAGACAGTATGTCATCACGTTATTATTGCTTTGTCCCTTGTGGTTAAGAGGACACGCGCTAACCTTAACATCCGGACGTAAATCCGATAGCGCCAAACGCGCAAATCTGCTCAGGAAGTCATCATCCGCCGCATGGGGTTGACAGAACCAGGGATCTGCCCCAAGAATATTGGCCAAGAGGATGGCGTACTCGATGGCACCGCCCTCACTACCGGTCTGTGTGTGGAAGGTTGTTAGGCGTCTTGTTGACCACGTTGTAGGTTCAGGCTGTAATAAGCTTTTCATCGAAGATCATTGAACATACCAACAATTAACTTTAATCTCGTAATACTCCGAATGCTTTGCTTCACTATTTTCTCGGCGGTAATAAAAGCTTTTGTGTCTGTTTTATAACTATTTTTGTTATGGTTACAATGCCCGGTATTGTATAGATGATGGGCCACTCGCCTTTAACCCCCCGTTCTCacatagctgcgactttacgacgattatctcgatcaagccacgatctgaaaaaaggatcgaggccgatcggagtcttaaatcgagcaatttggcaaattatggtcttcatttcgaccgttcTACGATGCCCCTACGTCAAACGCTTACTGCGTTTACTGCCGCGACATTCAAAATCATACTACGACGCTACGCAGACCTTTTACTGCGCTTTTACTACGACCATGAAGATCTCTCCACGATGCTTCCGCGCTGCCTGTATGATTACGGCGCTTCTACTACGCTTTTTAACGACTTAACACTGATGCATGTTGGCCAAGATCCCGGTACGCTTGTTTTGatcatgttcaaaataagcgtggcgagagcgtagagctctccgatcatgaagactctaccgcgatcattctgcgcttatgaagactctactacgtttctcctgcgatttgtcacgatcggccacaTGTTCGGCCACGCTTTGATCctagtagaagcggcgtctatgtgtgaacggggggtaaTAAACACTATAGAATTTTTGTATAAGAATTTCTCTGATGATATTTCATCTAGAATTTTAACTGTCCTTTAACCTAGAGGCTATTGGCTTGATTGTTTGTCGGACCACTCTTATATAGAAAACCGTTTACTGTTAAATGGTGTTTGTCAGTCTTTATTCATAGATGGCGTATCATTTACTATGCCAAACTCACGTATTCCTAGTGGCATTGTGTAGGCAGCGAGTTAATttgcaataattaaaaaatgatacacgATTCCTTATGCGTTTGTTCCTTAAATATAATGAAGACATAATTGTGCTAATTACTGACATAAGTCGTTATTTGCAAACTAGCTCGTTACTACTTTTCCTTCCTTTTTTGCAGTTGAAATTTCTTTGCTATGAAAACGTTTATCTTATTCAGAGTTTATGTAAAATCTCTTACAGCTTAAATCTTACTTTAAGCAATATCATATGATACCATGATGAGACATATAGTAGATCCTAAATATGATTCTTTTCTATATGAGCCTTGCACTTGGAAATCGGGGgtaaatgcatgttcgtaaagcgtcgtcctagattagcatttgcagtgagctttccgcgtttatggattttttcgtttaaaagaagtatttttagcgacaatccagttaaggcggaaagtgtcgtccctgataagcctgtgcggactacaaagGCTAATCGGGAACGAACCTTTGCGCTCATGCATTGAGTCCGTTTTTCCCAGAGAGAGGCATAAACACTATGTAAACTTAGGCATTTACCGTGTGTCCATTTGTGATTAGGAAATCCATGAACCTCAACTCCGAGTATCGTTTGAGGTTTTCTACGAAGGGAGGGTAAAATGGGAACAACTCGTGTCTATCTTCAAATCCAGGCATTATCAACCGGATGTTGTGGATAGGGTTGTTTTCGTTGGTTCTCATTATCTTGATGAGAATGCCTTGATTGCCTTCGTGAAACTCTACTGTCTTACGGCCTATAGTACGTTAGAAATATATAGCAGCATAACTTAAATGTTGTTAAATCAATAACAAAaagttttgttttgtatataatatcTCTTATGAACCATGCCATATCAATGTCTTATTGTTCACCACTGAATGATTTAAGGAAATTAATTCTTTCAAACTTCAACTAAGTGACCCTTATTAACGGtctttatatacatattttgcaCTCACAAAAGCATGCGTGATACAAGATGTTGAACATTATAACTCGTTTACACGTTTACTTCATGggcaaaaatgacattttgacaCGTTTGTAATGCCTTaggaaatgtaattaaattaaatatatcttaatagattcaagtttcaaatgctttattttcaacccttagatacagcaaacagtataaaacctgaacagccgaCGAGTtcctcgcagtctgttctggtcttatgctggttgcaaaagtcattttcactttgcttctgagcggtAAAGGGTTAACGAGGGAATCTTACCTTTTCCATTGTAGTGCACTGTGTGTGATACCAGGGCAAATGTGATTTCGCCGTCGCCATCATACAGTAAGGAGAAGTTACCCTGTGGGCCGTGTACACCCGCTGTACTCCGAAAAACTAACTTCACGACTGACAGAGATTCTGCGGAGAATAGTAATACAGCCGCGCTCTcagaaaacggggttaaatgaaCGTGTGTACAGtgccgttccagattagcctgtgtagtccgcataggctgatcagtaacgaaactttccgccttaactcgATATTCGCTAAGtggagacttcattgaaacataaaataccatgacagcggaaagtgtcgtccccgattagcttgtgcggactgcacaggccaatctgggacgatattttaggcacatgcattaaacatatttttacagaGTGCGGCTAAATTATTTAAGGTaaagtttgatttttttctgtATCACGAAATCGTATTGTTTAATGCCCGTACTAAATCCCACGAGTGGTCTAAAGTGTGTTATAagtattgtttattaaaataaaatatcttaaacACAAACGTATGcctcaaatataatatattcaggtaatttgtttatgtcaaatgTAATTGGGTCTGGAAGTGATGAGACTCAAGAAACAACCAATAAGAAGCTTAAAATATTCAATTCCCAGACCCATTCTTAGCTGGCAATAAATACTGTATACTAGTAATCATTGATATTCGCCAGTATGCAAtttctgtattaaaaaaatatatgttaatatcgCGGACTTCTTAATTCGCGAACTTCTGATTTCGGGAAAAATATGAGGTATTTGCGTCGATCATTTTCCCcagaaatcaacgaaaattcaTGTCCCacaaataaatatgattttacaATTTCGGCTTCTAATGATCCGTCGTCTGACGTATAAGACTGCAAGACTAGGGGGATTGAATGGCCATGGGATCAGAACGTGTCAATGTTTAACCTTTGAGTTCAAACAATTTTCAAGATACAACATTCGAGTTCCAGACTACTTTAACCTATGAGTTCCACCTACTTGCCAAATGCACTTTCGAATTTCATGGTGCTTTATTTACGGCAAGTGACCAATGGCCAAAAAAgtacgaaacaacatacaaaaattgtagaataaagctggggtcaccgccttggaatggtcaatgcaaagcactgggTGTTTAGAcaggttttagagcgctcaacctcacacttggcccatcaatattcatgaaacattaGAGTGTAAACTTATAAACTGATATAAACTTCGAGTTGCAGACTTAGTTAATATCTAACATTAGGGTTACTCCAACTTATGATGTAAACTACGAAGTACAGACGTAGTAAATATTTTACCCCGGAGCTTCACCTACTTTCAAGCCTCGCCGGGTATCCATCATTCCTCCACGTGATATTGTTCTGCTCGTGTGTGTCCCATCGGCCGTCGTGATCTCGTTGAGTGATCCAAGCCGACGAGAGTTTGGCCACGTCGACGAACTTCAGTTCCGGCGACCAGTAGGAGAGCCCTTCTATGTTCATACCAACAGAAATGTTGCGGTTCATCATGCTAAAAGAGGAAAAACACTTCAAATGCATGTACGTTAAAtattgtgccagattagcctgttcactcCACataggcttatcggggacgacaaTCACCGCCTTGATTGGATTTATGTTTTGTtgtgacttccttgaaacgataaagttcataaaagcggaaagtatagtTTCTAATTAGCCTGCGCGGATTGAACAAGCTAATCTAGCACGATacgttacgcacatgcgttaaaccccgttttctcagagttGGGTTCAAATGAGTATTGTGTATGCGTATGCATGTTGCGGTTCGATATGCTGAAATAAAGGATAATGACTTCACTATGTAGCTATACAATACCCAATCGAGAAAACTTAACCATTTTCCACTCAGATCCTaatttttttcatgtttgtagttattaagaaaataaaataaaataaagacctCTCTTTAAAAATTCACGctgttaaggcttcatttccaacccttagatactgatgagcagcaaactgtaTAATACCTGAACTGCCTTCGAGTTACtctgttcttgttttattctggttgcatGTAGTCAATTATTacttagcttctgagtgggaaagtgttatGTATACAGCATCCAATTGacagaaaaaaatcaatatttttttatgcgtatttacatgtatttaaaatgatacTTTTTCATGGTTTAAACTAAGAACAAAGTCTAAATGATCCTCGAAtttggaaaacatggcttaatgcatgtgcgtaaagtgtcgtcccacataacTCTGTGAAGTCAAAACAGGATAAGCAACAACGAACAAATACCAACAAAGCAGGAATGTCGCCCCTGATCAGCCCGTGCAAAGGCTGATCTAAGACAACAATTCCCACACATGCGTTTAGCCCCGTTTCCaggagcgcggctcatatgtgtTCAAACGGTACAACATACGTGTATGTACATTTTGTCCTTCATGTTTGTTACTAGTTTACTATGGTTACGTGTTTTTGTCCTACATGTTTGTGACTAGTATTTTTTTACGTGTTTTGCTCCTATATGTTTGTTACTAGTGCACTATTGTTACGTGTTTTTGTCTTACATGTTTGTTACTAGTTTACTATGGTTACGTGTTTTTGTTCTACATGTTTGTTACTAGTGAACTGTTGTTACGTGTTTTTGTCCAGCCTGTCACATCGGTCGCCCGTGTACCCTTCCCAGCATTCACACTGCCCGTTCCAGCAGGTACCGTACCGACACGCTTGCGTACATGCGCATACACCGGGGCCCATGCATTGCACACCTTTGAAACACATGAgacgcactctgtgaaaaggagcttaaatgcatgtgcgtaaagtgtcgtgacAGATTAGATagtgtagtccgtacaggctaatcgtTGGCGGCACTTTGGGCCTAATCAATATTTTCGTGaagaacattttctttaaacgaacaaaacaataacaatggagAATGTCGTCCCATGTTAGTCTGTGcgtactgtacaggcttatctgtcattacattttacacacatgcatcttTTCTCAGATCGCGCCTCATACAATGTTGATCGTGATTTTTGCTAATGTTAAAATACACGACGATTTTCTATAGACGAAGACAAGTTGTCGTTGTAAATACGCCAGATAAATGTGATGTAAAGGTCATCGATCATATGATATAGTGGGTTTTTTGTACACGGGAACCCACAATCTTGTTTGATTTGTTGAACCCTGTTTTACTTCGAAAATGATTTATTACACACATTATACGTATTTAAAAAGAATTCAGGTTTAAAGACactttataaaatatgcatttggatgttttcgtttttttattaatgcaattcatattgcttttcaaactgCAATTTATGTAAGGTGACATCTTAAAGGCATATTTTGAAGGTTAAAGGTATGACCTCAAGGTAATATAACAAGCACACTTCTATATAAATACCGGTGGGGCAAGTACAGTCCCATATGCACTTGTGTTGGGAGCTTGACCATTTCCAGCCATTGTCGCATTGACATGTGTTATCTACAACAGAAATTgcgcatttaaaacaaaaatgcgaacaaatatgtataagtatttttatatgtttatgagtttagATTTAAGTTTCAGTACTAGGTTATCTAGGATATGCCAATAAGAAAATCACATCAAAACAATTTTGTGGTGCTAACTACTAGTAACTTATCAGAAGGGTATACGTTAACGTGCTTACTATAAGGGTAAAAATAATCCAGTTTACTTTTGCCGATCTATATAATTCTATGAGCCGCGTTCTTTGAAAtctggacttaattcatgtgcgtaaagataAGCTTATGCGGacaactgtgcagtccgcacaggccaatcagggacgacactttccgctcttacaTACTTGtttcttttaaagaaattctcaTTTAAACGAAAGTCCATTCTAGGTGGAGAGTATCGTCACCTTCTAGCCTTTGCAAACTctacgggctaatctgggatgatacgtTACGCACTTGtaagcattaacccatttatgcctagcgtcctggaAAAAAGaactttgcaaacagcatagacccagatgagacgccgcatgatgcggtctctcatctgggtctgcgttgtgctttaaggaatttcagtaattaatattctaaatatagaaataaatatactagacattcctaattttggaaataacgtgatccaatttaggatgatgggagagtccactaggcataaatgggttaagtccggttttctcagaacgagttTATTTTATACTCATAGTCTTTCGTCTTTTCTTTATAATCCCATCGAAATAAAATGCcttcaatattttgtttgtttgaagttGTGTGAAAGCACGGCGTTCATTGGTTACACAAAGTGTCTTGAATTGTTTGTGTTAGTTATTGCATTAAATAGCAATACGTAAATCATACGTATCGCGTACCTTGGTTACAAACCCCGTGTCCTTGACAACCACAGTCCACGCTACAGTCGGTCCCTTTGAAGCCCTGGTAGCATTCACATTGTCTAGACTCTGTTTTACATACGCCGTTCCAGTTACAGTGAACGCagttttcgtccataataaaCGCCTCGCATAGGCTTAAAGTAACgagaatacatgtatgtttgtctTTGTAAAATCTTAACAGGTTTTTCCATTGTATTTGTCGTAGAGCTTTTGACCTTTTTTGAACTTGCCATTGTAAACTCAACCCCTTcccacaaaaaaacaaaattaaaaaaacaacaacgaagtAAGCCGAATTGATAATTAAAATTTTCGTATTTTTTAAAAGTACCAAAAACTGCAAAATGTGCCATCTACAAACTCTTGCcgcaattatattaaaaatatactcTATTTGATAATCCATTTTGTGTAGCATtacgtattttttatataatgttaattattttctttcacAAAATTGTTGAATTGTTTTCACACTTGACATGTAAACATGTCGCAGTTTTATAATATTTACACAAGCTGTCGCTTGAGCAGTGCAATCGTGACCCCTCTTTCTTAAATTATATCTTGCACggtatcaatgtgacaaatgCGCAAACCGGAAGTCCTGACAAAAAGGGTATATGCTGTCAGATTGATAACAAGTTCCTATTGTTGAGTGCATGATGAATATAATCATTAAAGTGCATTTTATATGATGttttttaagtatcaatttgaaggtatatatGTAAGCATAGGAAAACAACTCATTTCGTCGCTTCATTCTTAAACATTACTGGTTTCTAGAGTCACATCTTTTGTTAGTTGTGTTTTTTTGCGGAAAATGGCAGCCTCCACTCCACTgagtgtgtgcgtgcgtgtgcgtgttTTTGAGCGTGTGTGCGCTTGCGTGCGCGAGTGTGTGTGAGTGTTATTCAGAGTTAATTTACAGGTTGCCGCTAAGTTTTCACGTCTACATTATGTGCGGACTTCCGTGCTACTGAATGCCGCTGTGTAATTAATATgttgaatattttgagttacaacatcTATTTTAATGGTGTTTTTATGGTTCTTACCTTATATTCCAACCATGTACGCTGATATATTGGAAAGAAGCTTTGTCATGGTGAAAATTGTCATCAAACATTGCCAACgtaatttagaacatttattttatttgcgcTGTGTAATCGTTAAAGCAAGTGAGCGGCCAGCCTGTCTGGAAATTGCCATTTCAAGGCGTTCCCGTATATTTAGGCGAAACTAGAATGATATTGCGACCAGATATGTCTTAAAAGAAGATATTCGGTGTATGCCATtcatgttataataataataatacacacatGGTAGGGTGATAATATGTTATAAATGGGTTTTAGATAAGAGAAATGCCATTAACTCGCTAAATATATTACGGATAATCGCGATTATTCACGTACTTTAAATAATCAAATAGCTGCGTTCGGAAAACATAAAAAAGTGTATACAGGTCTGTTCGAAGGTgtgtgaatatgtcatatatatatgagcctcgctttgtgaaaagggtgtttaattaaagtgcgttaaatgtcgtcccatattagcatgtgcaggccgcaaaggctaatcagggacgacactttccgcctaaactggattttcgtcaagaataGTCTTCCTTAGAAAGGAATTgttataataacaaaaaatacagtaacagcagacagggtggactacaaaggaaagcagacagggtggactgcaaaggaaagcagacagggtggactgcaaaggaaagcagacagggtggactgcaaaggaaagcagacagggtggattgcaaggaaagcagacagggtggactgcaaaggaaagcagacagggtggactgcaaaggaaagcagacagggtggactgcaaaggaaagcagacagggtggactgcaaaggaaagcagacagggtggactgcaaaggaaagcagacagggtggactgcaaaggaaagcagacagggtggactgcaaaggaaagcagacagggtggactgcaaaggaaagcagacagggtggactgcaaaggaaagcagacagggtggactgcaaaggaaagcagacagggtggactgcaaaggaaagcagacagggtggactgcaaaggaaagcagacagggtggactgcaaaggaaagcagacagggtggactgcaaaggaaagcagacagggtggactgcaaaggaaagcagacagggtggactgcaaaggaaagcagacagggtggactgcaaaggaaagcagacagggtggactgcaaaggtaagcagacagggtggactgcaaaggaaagcagacagggtggactgcaaaggaaagcagacagggtggactgcaaaggaaagcagacagggtggactgcaaaggaaagcagacagggtggactgcaaaggaaagcagacagggtggactgcaaaggaaagcagacagggtggactgcaaaggaaagcagacagggtggactgcaaaggaaagcagacagggtggactgcaaaggaaagcagacagggtggactgcaaaggaaagcagacagggtggactgcaaaggaaagcagacagggtggactgcaaaggaaagcagacagggtggactgcaaaggaaagcagacagggtggactgcaaaggaaagcagacagggtggactgcaaaggaaagcagacagggtggactgcaaaggaaagcagacagggtggactgcaaaggaaagcagacagggtggactgcaaaggaaagcagacatggtggactgcaaaggaaagcagacagggtggactgcaaaggaaagcagacagggtggactgcaaaggaaagcagacagggtggactgcaaaagaaagcagacagggtggactgcaaaggaaagcagacagggtggactgcaaaggaaagcagacagggtggactgcaaaggaaagcagacagggtggactgcaaaagaaagcagacagggtggactgcaaaggaaagcagacagggtggactgcaaaggctagtCAATGAtgatacatgcattaaacctcattttcccagagcgcgtaTCATATAGATGATTCGTGTTAGCCGGGGTCCctatatgttattttatatttcacATAGTTGTTTGTGTTTTATCTTTAGATCAATTATCAAAACTATCCAATAATGAGAAATAAGTCACAGCAACTTTCGCAAAAGCACGTTATTGGCGTGGGTGTCATTAAATCATTGATATAACTGATGATCGGTCACCAACGCAAACCAActtcaacgccgtatatctttttctTATGCATTACACTTATATATGTCACACAAAGCATTTCGTTCATTACAACATGATTTATTGAACGAACCATTCTACTTGGAATGAATAGTATACACATTacgttatttataatcatattaacgTACCTTATATGAATCATAAAAAATACTTCATCAAAGGAAATAAGTTTTAAATCTTATACCGGTAAGTGCTGCCCTCTTTGAATACCTTAGCGGTATTACTCaacttttttacaaatacatttttaattttttaactaaaacaaaaacaaaacaagtaactACCTAAGCGATATAAATCCTAATATTAGCAGCATTTTCCCGTGAACATATCAACGCATCCTTGATTCTTTGTGTACAGTGATGTCCCAGACTATATATACACCTCGAAATGTACGTACTGCAATCACGTGATCAGTTAAGTCCCTGTCCTCTTTTAGCATAGTACGAGAAATGAGCAGATGTTAAGGTCATTTTACTTTGACAATTTTTATGACACAAACAGTATGGTCGAAACTACCCTTCTGCATAACGCTCTgaaattatatttcatatttggtTATAAGTAACCTGTTTATATTTGAACAACAACACGTCTACTGTAGCATCTTCATTTAACAATTATACAACTCCGTCATGGGCAATTATTTCGTTTTAATTGATTAACTTGTTAACTATTGTTTACACTCGCCATACACTAGATCCTAGATGGCCGtccgcttaaaggggccttttcacgttttttgtaaattgacacattaacaaaagttgtttcatattcgcaaattttcgttttagctatgatatttgtgaggaaacagtaaaactgaaaatttaccttgctctaaaatatacacgatatgcatcttttgatgatttgaaaacctgaaaattataaagcgttgcaacgcgaaacatgaataatttggaaagttcggttgttgtcgttatattttgataaacaacgaggattgcttaaagggatcttttcacgctttggtaaattgacaaaattgaaaaaagttgtttcagattcgtaagttttcgttttagttatgatatttgtgaggaaacagtaatactgaacattaaccatgctctaatatagccattatatgcatcttttgacgattttaaaacctaaaaattataaagcgttgcaacgcgaaacgattgaataatttggagagttctgtttttgtcgttaaattttgtgaaactacgaagattgcttatataaggtataaaatacgtcaagagtgtactcggcggaatagctcagtaggctaaagcgtttttacttcaggactctggcaggactccaggggtcactggttcgaaacctgctccgggcaatattcttttccttttttttaatttttttcttgattttttactggagcttttatgatccaatgtttacatttatcaatataaagcatttaatgaataattttaaaaatgccaaaatctgtgaaaaggcccctttaatatataaagtaaaaaatacatccactAATAGCATGAGCAccgatagccgagtggtctaagcggaataCTTTTAACTCCAGGattccaggggtaagtggttcgagccctgtggagggttacttttttacttttttgaattgtattcttgtttttttactggagatgtttaggtccaatgtttaaatttatcaatatatagcatttaataacaacttcaatacatgccaaaatctgtgaaaaagcccctttaattgTATGTTTCATAATTTCTCTAACGTGACGAAATATAGTTTGATGAATGACTTACACCAAAAGTTGGACTACCTCCTCTATTTCCGCGCCAGACAATACAACACAGTTAAAGCTCAATCAAATGCATTACTAACTTAACACATGCTTCATAATAACACACTTAAATGGTCACATTTTCGGCTTCCAAATTACTTTTCATTAAACATGTAAGACTTTTTCTGAACAGAACAATATTTAATGGCTCCTTTACCTTTCGACATCTTAAGCACGCATCATACGAAATTGTCTACCAGTGGACATAAGGGTCTCATTGGTCACCGCGCACTGGTCTGTTCCACAAAATAATATCTTTCATTGGCGAATATCCGGGGGGCCTGGAAAAtatgacctactttggctcaaaattattaaagcgctgaaggcattgc
Encoded here:
- the LOC127836133 gene encoding uncharacterized protein LOC127836133 isoform X3 translates to MLLILGFISLSLCEAFIMDENCVHCNWNGVCKTESRQCECYQGFKGTDCSVDCGCQGHGVCNQDNTCQCDNGWKWSSSQHKCIWDCTCPTGVQCMGPGVCACTQACRYGTCWNGQCECWEGYTGDRCDRLDKNTMMNRNISVGMNIEGLSYWSPELKFVDVAKLSSAWITQRDHDGRWDTHEQNNITWRNDGYPARLEKSLSVVKLVFRSTAGVHGPQGNFSLLYDGDGEITFALVSHTVHYNGKGRKTVEFHEGNQGILIKIMRTNENNPIHNIRLIMPGFEDRHELFPFYPPFVENLKRYSELRFMDFLITNGHTPEPTTWSTRRLTTFHTQTGSEGGAIEYAILLANILGADPWFCQPHAADDDFLSRFARLALSDLRPDVKVYVEYSNEVWNSIFRQTTYTKEQGKKLGLDPQDWKAGAKYYNKRATEVADIWTSVLGNRVIPVWAWQTAYYDYTRQIFEDLGTRAAHFKAYAITGYFGCDKVTGTKHNISSMSPEEIHALCHQEFASSIRNFHFHMNLSRSHGLKLLMYEGGPGLESSTHDASTQYAIAYNRHDLMADSVNELMQAWYDVVYNDPQNTAPGGLFNYFASVGQYSKYGSWGMLEYTGQDPYTSPKYLATHRFINSHYHNQYMGPICSFVRLNASELYGCFRDRSSGSQRCGHTADNGMHWTPEV
- the LOC127836133 gene encoding uncharacterized protein LOC127836133 isoform X2, which translates into the protein MLLILGFISLSLCEAFIMDENCVHCNWNGVCKTESRQCECYQGFKGTDCSVDCGCQGHGVCNQDNTCQCDNGWKWSSSQHKCIWDCTCPTGVQCMGPGVCACTQACRYGTCWNGQCECWEGYTGDRCDRLDKNTMMNRNISVGMNIEGLSYWSPELKFVDVAKLSSAWITQRDHDGRWDTHEQNNITWRNDGYPARLEKSLSVVKLVFRSTAGVHGPQGNFSLLYDGDGEITFALVSHTVHYNGKGRKTVEFHEGNQGILIKIMRTNENNPIHNIRLIMPGFEDRHELFPFYPPFVENLKRYSELRFMDFLITNGHTPEPTTWSTRRLTTFHTQTGSEGGAIEYAILLANILGADPWFCQPHAADDDFLSRFARLALSDLRPDVKVYVEYSNEVWNSIFRQTTYTKEQGKKLGLDPQDWKAGAKYYNKRATEVADIWTSVLGNRVIPVWAWQTAYYDYTRQIFEDLGTRAAHFKAYAITGYFGCDKVTGTKHNISSMSPEEIHALCHQEFASSIRNFHFHMNLSRSHGLKLLMYEGGPGLESSTHDASTQYAIAYNRHDLMADSVNELMQAWYDVVYNDPQNTAPGGLFNYFASVGQYSKYGSWGMLEYTGQDPYTSPKYLATHRFINSHYHNQYMGPICSFVRLNASELYGCFRDRSSGSQRCGHTADNGMHWTGGRHARRE
- the LOC127836133 gene encoding uncharacterized protein LOC127836133 isoform X1, with translation MLLILGFISLSLCEAFIMDENCVHCNWNGVCKTESRQCECYQGFKGTDCSVDCGCQGHGVCNQDNTCQCDNGWKWSSSQHKCIWDCTCPTGVQCMGPGVCACTQACRYGTCWNGQCECWEGYTGDRCDRLDKNTMMNRNISVGMNIEGLSYWSPELKFVDVAKLSSAWITQRDHDGRWDTHEQNNITWRNDGYPARLEKSLSVVKLVFRSTAGVHGPQGNFSLLYDGDGEITFALVSHTVHYNGKGRKTVEFHEGNQGILIKIMRTNENNPIHNIRLIMPGFEDRHELFPFYPPFVENLKRYSELRFMDFLITNGHTPEPTTWSTRRLTTFHTQTGSEGGAIEYAILLANILGADPWFCQPHAADDDFLSRFARLALSDLRPDVKVYVEYSNEVWNSIFRQTTYTKEQGKKLGLDPQDWKAGAKYYNKRATEVADIWTSVLGNRVIPVWAWQTAYYDYTRQIFEDLGTRAAHFKAYAITGYFGCDKVTGTKHNISSMSPEEIHALCHQEFASSIRNFHFHMNLSRSHGLKLLMYEGGPGLESSTHDASTQYAIAYNRHDLMADSVNELMQAWYDVVYNDPQNTAPGGLFNYFASVGQYSKYGSWGMLEYTGQDPYTSPKYLATHRFINSHYHNQYMGPICSFVRLNASELYGCFRDRSSGSQRCGHTADNGMHWTFYPTVHGVNITAVILDGLNPITRVLYIRVVDTLAVNKYFTLNAASANNQWTALKFDEYHRRLAPGSVLRHVPVGGSTGPRPDNTRC